The genomic interval GGACGGCCAGGACCTCGCCGACATGATCCGCCCCGACCTGGAGGCCCGCGGCTACCGCGTCTTCGAGGTCTCCGCGATCGCGCACAAGGGCCTCAAGGAGCTCTCCTTCGCGCTCGCCGGGATCATCGCCGAGGCGCGCGCCACCAAGCCGAAGGAGGAGGCGACCCGCATCGTCATCCGTCCCAAGGCCGTCGACGACGCGGGCTTCACCGTCGCCCTGGACGACGAGGGCATCTACCGGGTGCGCGGCGAGAAGCCCGAGCGCTGGGTGGGCCAGACCGACTTCAACAACGACGAGGCCGTCGGCTACCTCGCCGACCGGCTCAACCGGCTCGGCGTCGAGGCCGCCCTGATGAAGGCGGGCGCCCGGGCCGGCGACGGTGTCGCGATCGGCCCCGAGGAGAACGCGGTCGTCTTCGACTGGGAGCCGACCGTGACCGCGGGTGCCGAGATGCTCGGCCGCCGCGGCGAGGACCACCGCCTGGAGGAGCCGCGCCCCGCCGCGCAGCGTCGCCGGGACCGTGACTCCGAGCGGGACGACGCGGAGAAGGAATACGACGAGTTCGACCCCTTCTAAAGGACCCCTTCCCAAGAGGGGTCTCCCGGGGGAGCACTCCCGGACATGGCCGACGGCCCGTCTCCCCGGAGGCGGGCCGTCCGGTAGCCTCGGGCCGGGCGCCGGTGGTTTTCGCCGGTCACGCCGGGTGCACGTGCCGCGGATGTGCGGATTGAGCAACACATCTGTGGGGTCGGTCACCCCGTGCGATCGCCCCGAAGCGCCCAACCTCCCTGGCCAGAGGGTGAACTGCGGGTATCCGCAGGACGATCGGCGGACGACGTCCACCTTGCGAGACGGTCACGGAGAGTGCGACCATCACACTGTTCCCCCGTCATAGCAAGGTAGGTCGTCTGTGTCTGTGCCGCATGAAGCCAAGCCCCGGACCACAGCGGTCGTGCTCGCCGGTGGGACCGGCCAGCGCGTGGGCCTGTCGATCCCCAAGCAGCTGCTGAAGATCGCCGGCAAGGCCGTCATCGAGCACACGCTGACCATCTTCGAGAACGCCGAGGGCATCGACGACGTCATCGTGCTGATGGCGCCCGGTTTCGTGCCCGACGTCGAGAAGATCGTCGCGAAGGCCGGACTGACCAAGGTCACCCGGATCATCGAGGGCGGCAACACCCGCAACGAGACCACCGAGCGTGCCATCGCGGTCCTCGGCGAGGGCCTCGCCGAGGGCGAGGACCGCAACGTCCTCTTCCATGACGCGGTACGCCCCCTGCTGTCACAGCGTGTGATCACGGACTGCGTCGACGCGCTGGACCGCTACCAGGCCGTCGACGTCGCCATCCCGTCGGCGGACACGATCATCGTGACCCGCACGCACGGTGGGGACGGTGAGTTCATCACCGAGGTGCCCGACCGCTCCCGGCTGCGCCGCGGCCAGACGCCGCAGGCCTTCAAGCTCTCCACGATCCGCCGGGCGTACGAGGTCGCGGCGGGCGACCCCAACTTCCAGGCGACCGACGACTGTTCGGTGGTCCTCAAGTACCTCCCCGACGTGCCGATCTATGTGGTCGCGGGCGACGAGTACAACATGAAGGTGACCCAGCCGGTCGACGTCTTCATCACCGACAAGCTCTTCCAGCTGGCCTCCACCGCCGCCCCCCGCCAGGCCGACGAGGCCGCCTACCGGGAGCTCCTCACGGACAAGACCCTCGTGGTCTTCGGCGGTTCGTA from Streptomyces sp. CA-278952 carries:
- a CDS encoding bifunctional cytidylyltransferase/SDR family oxidoreductase, with amino-acid sequence MSVPHEAKPRTTAVVLAGGTGQRVGLSIPKQLLKIAGKAVIEHTLTIFENAEGIDDVIVLMAPGFVPDVEKIVAKAGLTKVTRIIEGGNTRNETTERAIAVLGEGLAEGEDRNVLFHDAVRPLLSQRVITDCVDALDRYQAVDVAIPSADTIIVTRTHGGDGEFITEVPDRSRLRRGQTPQAFKLSTIRRAYEVAAGDPNFQATDDCSVVLKYLPDVPIYVVAGDEYNMKVTQPVDVFITDKLFQLASTAAPRQADEAAYRELLTDKTLVVFGGSYGIGADIASLAESYGAKVYALGRSTTGTHVENPEHVDDALSKAYAETGRVDYVINTAGVLRIGKLAETDNTTIQEALNVNYLAPVQIARASYKYLAETQGQLLLYTSSSYTRGRAEYSLYSSTKAAMVNLTQALADEWAGEGIRVNCVNPERTATPMRTKAFGQEPEGSLLSSEAVARTSLDVLLSAMTGHVIDVRQQDPTAGAAGSSGFEQALASVLDRQADV